The following proteins are co-located in the Cupriavidus pauculus genome:
- a CDS encoding toxin C-terminal domain-containing protein, with protein MHVPKDPGIPPTPADSQGQKSPPGKPIDGGGERVLTGTPDESAANNKLPMYQPIADAVDRLKEAGDLLSGVVGGVLPNPVEPVEGLGAIFSDPGKYDVLTNPQAKEIAVANGWSKTSPDNVKKAAGDYPVFYNPKDGSYYSPDRTGHRANNAWKILDKKGNRLGTAIWDGNQMVRVSK; from the coding sequence ATGCATGTCCCCAAGGACCCGGGTATTCCGCCGACCCCGGCTGACAGTCAGGGGCAGAAATCTCCACCAGGAAAGCCGATTGACGGTGGCGGGGAGCGCGTGCTCACGGGCACCCCGGACGAGTCTGCGGCGAACAACAAGCTTCCGATGTATCAACCCATAGCCGATGCTGTCGATCGGTTGAAGGAGGCGGGTGATCTGCTTTCCGGAGTTGTTGGCGGTGTCTTGCCCAATCCGGTTGAGCCGGTGGAGGGGTTGGGGGCGATTTTCAGCGACCCTGGAAAGTACGATGTACTTACGAACCCCCAGGCAAAGGAAATTGCAGTCGCCAATGGTTGGTCTAAAACTAGTCCGGATAATGTAAAAAAAGCGGCAGGAGATTATCCAGTTTTTTATAATCCGAAGGATGGTTCGTACTATTCGCCGGATAGGACGGGTCATCGCGCGAATAATGCATGGAAAATATTGGATAAGAAGGGAAATAGACTAGGTACGGCGATCTGGGATGGCAATCAGATGGTGCGCGTTTCGAAATGA
- a CDS encoding hemagglutinin repeat-containing protein, translating to MNSNRYRLVFNKTRGMLVAVAECAASRGKSAGGQSGARAAPASPVLATLRAIAWSALLLLGVVHGAAAQIVADPAGRGPGVTTAPNGVPLVNINRPSGAGVSHNQYQQFSVDGRGAILNNGAAISQTQLGGHVPGNANLGTSGPARIILNEVTGGSPSRLNGFVEVAGQRADVVISNGNGISVNGGGFINANRATLTTGAPVFGGDGSLAAFRVTRGGIQVEGTGFNGSGLEQVDLVARSVTLNGKLWADSANVVSGANRVDYPGLGVQVIEGEGARPTVGIDVASLGGMYANRIRLVGTEGGVGVRNAGTLAAQAGDFSIDSAGRVVLGGTTSATGALAVRGAQGIDNRGSTAAGGTMTLASDASVDNTGTLIAGGDLALTGQTLHSTGTLAAGIDANGKASQSGSLRLKAGSVATATGDNLAGQRVEIDAARIQLGGSRTQAGADIALTARSGGVGLAGARVYAAGRLEAEARGSIDTRGAQVAAATIDAKASGDINNSGGTLEATGSLDVEAGGKLANANGRIINTGTGSTRVAAATIDNTGEAMLGGNGDASIRADRIDNTAGGQLVSGGALAIAAGESFDNAGGKTYAGTGLALDAQDAAVSNDGGSLAAGTSAVLRAGSLSNAGGKVLADADIALETGRLTGAGTIHAGRDLALTLGGAYVNAAGNVLRAERDLTIKAHGAFTNQARLEAVRGLQLDAARIDNQAGAVIHAGTTTLTTLGALSNAGRIEGDTLTTSSATLANSGTMLADVLTSQAERIGNDGPHAVMAATGVLNLYGSALVSNTNGATVYSLGDINIAADGERDERSLLKHRAARVVNDSSTIEAGSSSGVVEIAAQELVNQRPAPVVESDTTTETKHERKREKYVHCATSNAYPQMGCTWAVWAGPYKTPVDGTFDAAQIVSHDTGKKRLVVNINGVATRIDYNTLTDTDGVLAVNYWDGYDRDIHYDPASEYATRNDARKNWQRVEIARDTTTTTTTERDANPDQRGANLISGGGMILANVGTLTNAYSQIASGGDMLIGDMEQSGDVASGQFSSTKVVNTGRTLFERTRHDIVSTYAWNKEIDKDVGPVVQPSIIETPKEVGSIGGTITAGNRLTIYGGGIRNEDVGKLDPLAGTGSTGLPGIDGGASGGTASLANTPLTLPSNGLFHYRSDPDATYLIESDPRFANYGNFLSSDYMLGLLGIDPSLTQKRLGDGFYEQKLIRDQITELSGRVYLAGHDNAEDQYTALMASGVQAAQQFNILPGMALTAAQMSALTTDIVWLVSETVTLPDGGKQSVMVPRVYLAQANAADLKPNGALIAAEDIELRESGSMRNSGVIDAGSRLSIGAAQDLHNRGGTLRSAGVAAITAGRDIVNESGQIRADQLGLVAGRDMRNETLFDQQGVTHAVGNAKASASLFGRQAGITSTGDLLVSAGRDVRLAGATLAAGGNGTVVAGGQLTLDALAGRTAQSVYESPRQNSADSEVRHAVSSLRSGGSLATSSGGDTTLRGAQVQAGADLTMIAGGDFVAQAVTDERTHDSVGRSRKHQREEHSRDQTTVGVSISAGGNATLAAVKAGDNGGGVKRTDGKGNVELIGATVTAGADGKGDGALTVVGDRNVTVAEARELHDSSLDVSSRSGSFVRRMSKNASTSSRADLGVGSTLSGDSVKIQAGDDLLVRQSQIAGTTGVTLRATERNVLVTAGQNIREESQSQSRKTSGVSGFAGQGGIGVGVGSSRASSASHTLAVTQSDARSMVGASNGNVVIVAGKDAAIIGSDLVAGRHAAEADPAAGNIDIQAKNVMVAEGVDRIAQDASASRRSSGLSVALVGTPFDTSKNLDAVHKDGSAVSRALGTVKELGASALTTPQIAVSAGSQRSSSEFSSVATVSSGSSLTGAGNVRVRATGSGETDAAGKALDGNILASGSTISAGGAALLDAERGVTIQASTDTYSERSSARNSGWKISGASPSLGDVARHIGGGPNNSGVGMVPFGTERASSSGEVASSRQNASMVTGNTVGIKARTGDITLTGSGLAAEGDIGLSAAQGKIDILSGQDTLSQRSDSASRKIGDLGGTGYAGTVGMRSESRHADGTQATQNTIRSQVVSQTGNVTMVAKDDITARGADIAAGNDLTMIGRNVVLDPAEDAASLNERHRVSQYGTTLALSGYTVTAAQAVENAARAVEEKKDGRVATLYGVQAGLAVANGVQGIQAVTSGGTSPTAAIKVTASVGGGSQSSESRSQSNTFQGTTVKAGNAVAIVATGSGGKDADGFASDGTISGRGVQISGRTVDLSAARDIDLESARDRTSLDSRSSGNNASVGVGFGIGGDQNGFTLELAASQQQGNARGNSVTNRNASVTAADKLTVTSGRDANLRGAQLIADTIGGSVGRDFNIESRPDTDDFTSRETSSGMQASICVPPFCVGTTVNASGTHTQGKTDSTYSSVREQSGIYAGQGGFDIEVKGNTDLKGGILASTADPEKNRLVTGTLTTSDIDNHASYTSGSSTFVGSYSGGKSVPADTPDVGPVAPAQVKWGGDSNLLQGVAGSLAATAAGNAQKDLGGDASGKTKSAIAAGTVKITDDAAQQAKTGQTADETLANLNRDTENANQSIEKIFDEQKVKDQQELNRLKSEVAQQAAPLIYNKVGDVLVGSSPGTKAAVHALVGGLMAEAIGGNFTAGAAGGAAASLAMEAFGQALLDQKDLSESDRKALVQLAGAIVGGAAGGIAGGTVGDAAAGANVGKVATENNYLNHTQKRDRAEAMAACADKACRDKVRAEYAAEWKKNKREVTDCSTQSECLTLARDLRLEQQAQGERMAELQEKGPGNWSDAEKAEYADLRFGDATLNQLRTVAIANANKLAGDEPMDPQEVARLVADVGIGAAAGIGGSTTPKNLAYQAAPYHGSTDNPIKSRGPVNGQDALEKSVRVKGTSPRRVGFDSKTGEFVVFDRTLGNVYHGHVRAWDDLGVDMQNALVRAGYVNRKGKVK from the coding sequence ATGAACAGCAATCGCTATCGCCTGGTTTTCAACAAGACGCGCGGCATGCTCGTGGCTGTTGCCGAGTGCGCGGCATCGCGCGGCAAGTCCGCCGGGGGCCAGTCTGGAGCGCGTGCCGCGCCGGCCTCGCCCGTGCTCGCGACGCTGCGTGCCATCGCCTGGAGCGCACTGCTGCTGCTCGGCGTGGTGCACGGGGCGGCGGCCCAGATCGTGGCCGACCCCGCCGGGCGGGGGCCGGGCGTGACCACGGCACCGAACGGCGTGCCCCTGGTCAACATCAACCGGCCTTCGGGCGCCGGGGTGTCGCACAACCAGTACCAGCAGTTCTCGGTCGATGGCCGGGGCGCGATCCTCAACAACGGCGCCGCCATCAGCCAGACCCAACTCGGCGGCCATGTGCCCGGCAACGCCAACCTTGGCACGAGCGGCCCGGCCCGGATCATCCTGAACGAGGTAACTGGCGGCAGTCCGTCCCGGCTCAACGGTTTCGTGGAAGTGGCGGGCCAGCGTGCCGATGTGGTGATCTCGAACGGCAATGGCATCTCAGTGAACGGCGGGGGCTTCATCAACGCCAATCGGGCCACGCTGACCACGGGCGCACCGGTATTCGGGGGCGATGGCAGCCTGGCCGCCTTCCGGGTCACCCGCGGCGGCATCCAGGTGGAAGGGACAGGCTTCAACGGCTCGGGCCTGGAGCAGGTGGACCTCGTGGCGCGCTCGGTCACGCTGAATGGCAAGCTCTGGGCCGACAGCGCCAATGTGGTCTCCGGAGCGAACCGCGTGGACTACCCGGGCCTTGGCGTGCAGGTGATCGAAGGAGAGGGGGCGCGGCCCACCGTGGGTATTGACGTGGCCAGCCTCGGGGGCATGTACGCCAACCGTATCCGACTGGTGGGCACTGAGGGTGGCGTCGGCGTGCGCAACGCGGGCACACTGGCGGCGCAGGCCGGCGATTTCTCGATCGACAGCGCCGGGCGCGTGGTGCTTGGCGGAACCACTTCGGCCACCGGCGCGCTCGCGGTGCGCGGCGCGCAGGGTATCGATAACCGTGGCTCGACGGCCGCTGGCGGCACGATGACGCTGGCCAGTGACGCCTCGGTCGATAACACCGGCACGTTGATTGCCGGCGGCGATCTCGCCCTGACTGGGCAGACGCTGCACTCGACGGGCACGCTTGCGGCAGGCATCGACGCGAACGGCAAGGCCAGCCAGTCCGGCAGCCTGCGCCTGAAGGCGGGGAGCGTCGCCACGGCGACTGGCGACAACCTCGCCGGCCAACGCGTGGAGATCGATGCGGCCCGCATCCAGCTCGGCGGCAGCCGGACCCAGGCCGGGGCCGATATCGCCCTGACGGCGCGCAGCGGCGGCGTGGGGTTGGCCGGCGCGCGCGTGTACGCAGCGGGCAGGCTGGAGGCCGAAGCGCGCGGATCGATCGACACGCGCGGCGCCCAGGTTGCGGCGGCCACGATCGACGCGAAGGCATCAGGCGACATCAACAACTCGGGCGGCACGCTGGAGGCAACCGGCTCGCTGGACGTGGAAGCCGGCGGCAAACTCGCCAATGCCAACGGCCGGATCATCAACACCGGCACGGGCAGCACGCGGGTGGCGGCCGCGACGATCGACAACACGGGCGAGGCCATGCTGGGCGGCAATGGCGATGCCAGCATCCGGGCGGATCGGATTGACAACACCGCCGGGGGGCAACTGGTATCGGGCGGTGCGCTCGCCATCGCGGCGGGCGAGTCCTTCGACAATGCCGGCGGCAAGACCTACGCCGGCACCGGCCTGGCGCTTGACGCGCAGGACGCGGCCGTCAGTAACGATGGCGGCAGCCTGGCGGCCGGCACCAGTGCGGTGCTGCGTGCAGGCAGCCTGAGCAACGCGGGCGGCAAAGTCCTCGCGGACGCCGATATCGCGCTCGAAACCGGCCGGCTCACGGGCGCCGGCACGATCCATGCCGGCCGTGATCTCGCACTGACGCTTGGCGGCGCCTATGTCAATGCCGCCGGCAACGTGCTGAGGGCAGAGCGGGACCTGACAATCAAGGCGCACGGGGCGTTCACGAACCAGGCGCGGCTGGAAGCGGTACGGGGCTTGCAGCTCGACGCCGCTCGCATCGACAATCAGGCCGGCGCCGTCATCCACGCCGGCACCACCACGCTGACCACGTTGGGGGCGCTGAGCAACGCGGGCCGGATCGAGGGCGATACGCTGACCACCTCCAGCGCCACGCTCGCGAACAGCGGCACCATGCTCGCCGATGTGCTGACCAGCCAGGCGGAGCGCATCGGCAACGATGGCCCCCATGCCGTGATGGCGGCTACCGGCGTGCTGAACCTGTACGGCAGCGCGCTGGTCAGCAACACCAACGGCGCCACGGTCTACAGCCTCGGCGATATCAACATCGCCGCCGATGGCGAGCGCGACGAGCGGAGCCTGCTGAAGCACCGCGCCGCGCGGGTGGTCAACGACAGCAGCACCATCGAGGCCGGCAGCAGCAGCGGCGTGGTGGAAATCGCCGCGCAGGAACTGGTCAATCAGCGCCCCGCGCCCGTGGTGGAGAGCGACACCACCACCGAGACGAAGCACGAGCGGAAGCGCGAAAAGTACGTGCATTGCGCCACGTCCAACGCCTACCCGCAGATGGGATGTACTTGGGCGGTCTGGGCCGGGCCCTACAAGACGCCTGTCGACGGCACGTTCGACGCGGCGCAGATTGTCTCGCACGATACCGGCAAGAAGCGGCTGGTCGTCAACATCAACGGCGTGGCGACCCGGATCGACTACAACACGCTGACAGACACCGATGGCGTGCTGGCCGTGAACTACTGGGACGGCTACGACCGCGACATCCACTACGACCCGGCCAGCGAGTACGCCACGCGCAACGACGCGCGCAAGAACTGGCAGCGGGTGGAGATCGCCCGGGACACCACGACCACCACCACTACGGAGCGCGACGCCAATCCCGACCAGCGCGGCGCCAACCTGATCAGCGGCGGGGGCATGATACTGGCCAACGTCGGCACGCTGACGAACGCCTACAGCCAGATCGCCTCGGGCGGCGACATGCTGATCGGCGACATGGAACAGTCGGGCGATGTCGCCTCCGGCCAGTTCAGCTCCACCAAGGTCGTCAACACGGGCCGCACGCTGTTCGAACGCACGCGCCATGACATTGTCTCGACCTACGCCTGGAACAAGGAGATCGACAAGGACGTGGGGCCGGTGGTGCAGCCAAGCATCATCGAAACGCCGAAGGAAGTCGGCTCGATCGGCGGCACGATCACCGCCGGAAACAGGCTGACGATATACGGCGGCGGCATCCGCAACGAGGACGTCGGCAAGCTGGACCCGCTGGCCGGCACGGGCAGCACCGGCCTGCCGGGCATCGATGGCGGGGCCTCGGGCGGCACGGCGTCGCTGGCCAATACCCCGTTGACGCTGCCGTCGAACGGGCTGTTCCACTATCGCAGCGACCCCGACGCCACGTACCTGATCGAGTCGGACCCGCGTTTCGCCAACTACGGCAACTTCCTGTCGTCGGACTACATGCTGGGTCTGCTCGGCATCGATCCATCGCTGACGCAGAAGCGCCTTGGCGACGGCTTCTACGAGCAGAAGCTGATCCGCGACCAGATTACCGAACTGAGCGGCCGCGTGTACCTGGCCGGCCATGACAATGCCGAGGACCAGTACACGGCATTGATGGCGTCGGGCGTGCAGGCAGCACAGCAGTTCAACATCCTGCCCGGCATGGCGCTGACCGCCGCGCAGATGTCGGCGCTGACCACCGACATTGTCTGGCTGGTCTCCGAGACGGTCACGCTGCCCGATGGCGGCAAGCAGAGCGTCATGGTCCCGCGTGTCTACCTGGCGCAAGCCAACGCCGCGGACCTGAAGCCCAACGGGGCATTGATCGCCGCCGAGGATATCGAACTGCGCGAGTCGGGATCGATGCGCAACAGTGGCGTGATCGACGCCGGCAGCCGGCTGTCGATCGGCGCCGCGCAGGACCTGCACAACCGCGGCGGCACGCTGCGCAGCGCGGGCGTGGCGGCGATCACGGCGGGTCGCGACATCGTCAACGAGTCAGGCCAGATCCGGGCCGACCAGCTCGGGCTCGTGGCCGGCCGCGACATGCGCAACGAGACGCTGTTCGACCAGCAAGGCGTGACGCACGCGGTGGGCAACGCGAAGGCGTCGGCGAGCCTGTTCGGCAGGCAGGCTGGCATCACCTCGACCGGGGACCTGCTGGTCTCCGCCGGGCGCGATGTCAGGCTGGCGGGCGCCACGCTGGCAGCCGGCGGAAACGGCACGGTGGTGGCCGGCGGACAGTTGACGCTCGACGCGCTGGCCGGCCGGACGGCGCAGTCGGTCTATGAGAGCCCGAGGCAGAACAGCGCCGACAGCGAGGTGCGGCACGCCGTGTCGAGCCTCCGGTCAGGCGGCAGCCTTGCCACGAGCAGCGGCGGCGACACCACGCTGCGTGGCGCCCAGGTGCAGGCTGGGGCGGACCTGACGATGATCGCCGGCGGTGACTTCGTCGCCCAGGCCGTGACCGACGAGCGCACGCACGACAGCGTCGGCCGCAGCCGCAAGCACCAGCGCGAAGAACACAGCCGCGACCAGACCACGGTGGGTGTATCGATTTCGGCGGGCGGCAACGCCACGCTGGCGGCCGTGAAGGCCGGCGACAACGGCGGCGGCGTCAAGCGCACGGACGGCAAGGGCAACGTCGAACTGATCGGTGCGACGGTCACGGCCGGCGCCGATGGCAAGGGCGATGGCGCCCTGACGGTAGTGGGTGACCGCAACGTCACCGTGGCCGAAGCGCGCGAGTTGCACGACAGCAGCCTCGATGTCAGCTCGCGCAGCGGCAGCTTCGTGCGCCGCATGTCGAAGAATGCCAGCACGAGCAGCCGCGCCGACCTCGGCGTGGGCAGCACGCTGTCCGGCGATTCCGTCAAGATCCAGGCCGGCGACGACCTGCTGGTGCGCCAGAGCCAGATTGCCGGCACCACCGGCGTGACCCTCCGTGCCACCGAGCGCAACGTACTCGTCACGGCCGGACAGAACATCCGCGAGGAAAGCCAGTCGCAATCGCGCAAGACCTCGGGCGTGTCCGGCTTCGCCGGGCAGGGCGGCATCGGCGTGGGCGTAGGCAGCAGCCGCGCCAGCAGCGCGAGCCATACGCTGGCCGTCACCCAGAGCGACGCGCGCAGCATGGTCGGCGCCAGCAACGGCAACGTGGTGATCGTGGCCGGCAAGGACGCGGCGATCATCGGCAGCGATCTCGTGGCTGGGCGCCATGCCGCCGAAGCCGATCCAGCGGCGGGCAACATCGATATCCAGGCGAAGAACGTGATGGTCGCCGAGGGCGTGGATCGTATCGCGCAAGATGCCAGCGCCAGCCGCAGGTCGAGCGGCCTGTCGGTGGCATTGGTGGGCACGCCGTTCGACACCTCCAAGAACCTCGACGCGGTGCACAAGGACGGCAGCGCCGTGTCGCGCGCGCTTGGCACCGTCAAGGAACTGGGCGCCTCGGCGCTGACCACGCCCCAGATCGCCGTGTCGGCCGGAAGCCAGCGCAGCAGCAGCGAGTTCTCCAGCGTCGCCACGGTCAGTAGCGGCAGCAGCCTGACGGGCGCCGGCAACGTTCGCGTCCGCGCAACCGGCAGCGGAGAGACCGATGCTGCCGGCAAGGCGCTCGACGGCAATATCCTCGCCTCGGGCAGCACCATCAGCGCTGGCGGCGCTGCGCTGCTGGACGCCGAGCGCGGCGTGACGATACAAGCCTCGACCGACACCTACAGCGAGCGCAGCAGCGCCCGCAACAGCGGCTGGAAGATCAGTGGCGCCTCGCCCTCGCTCGGCGACGTGGCCCGGCATATCGGCGGCGGACCGAACAACAGCGGCGTGGGCATGGTGCCTTTCGGCACCGAGCGCGCCAGCAGTAGCGGCGAGGTTGCCAGCAGCCGGCAGAACGCCAGCATGGTGACGGGCAATACCGTCGGCATCAAGGCACGCACTGGCGACATCACGCTGACAGGCAGCGGCCTTGCAGCCGAGGGCGACATCGGCCTGTCGGCTGCCCAGGGCAAGATCGACATCCTGTCCGGCCAGGACACGCTGTCACAACGCAGCGACAGCGCCAGCCGCAAGATCGGCGACCTGGGCGGCACCGGCTACGCGGGCACGGTGGGCATGCGCAGCGAATCGCGCCATGCGGACGGCACGCAGGCCACGCAGAACACGATCCGCAGCCAGGTGGTCAGCCAGACCGGCAACGTGACGATGGTGGCGAAGGACGACATCACCGCGCGCGGCGCCGACATCGCCGCCGGCAACGACCTGACGATGATCGGCCGCAACGTCGTGCTCGACCCCGCCGAGGATGCGGCGAGCCTGAACGAGCGCCACCGCGTGAGTCAGTACGGCACCACGCTCGCGCTGTCCGGCTATACGGTCACGGCGGCGCAGGCCGTCGAGAACGCCGCGCGGGCGGTGGAGGAGAAGAAGGACGGCCGCGTGGCGACGCTGTACGGCGTGCAGGCCGGCCTGGCCGTGGCCAATGGCGTGCAGGGCATTCAGGCGGTAACCAGCGGCGGCACCAGCCCCACCGCCGCGATCAAGGTGACGGCGAGCGTGGGCGGCGGCAGCCAGTCGAGTGAATCGCGCAGCCAGTCGAACACGTTCCAGGGCACGACGGTGAAGGCCGGCAACGCCGTGGCCATCGTGGCGACCGGATCGGGCGGCAAGGACGCGGACGGCTTTGCCAGCGACGGCACCATCAGCGGCCGTGGCGTCCAGATCAGCGGCAGGACGGTGGACCTCAGCGCCGCTCGGGATATCGATCTGGAAAGCGCCCGGGACCGCACTAGCCTGGACAGCCGCAGCAGCGGCAACAACGCCAGCGTGGGCGTGGGCTTCGGCATCGGCGGCGACCAGAACGGCTTCACCCTCGAACTGGCCGCGAGCCAGCAGCAGGGGAACGCGCGGGGCAACTCGGTGACGAACCGCAATGCCAGCGTGACGGCCGCCGACAAGCTGACCGTCACGAGCGGCCGCGACGCCAATCTCCGGGGCGCACAACTGATCGCCGACACCATCGGCGGCTCGGTGGGCCGCGATTTCAACATCGAGAGCCGCCCGGATACCGACGACTTCACCTCGCGCGAAACGTCATCGGGCATGCAGGCCAGTATCTGCGTGCCACCGTTCTGCGTCGGCACCACCGTCAATGCCAGCGGCACCCACACGCAAGGCAAGACCGACAGCACCTACAGCTCGGTCAGGGAACAAAGCGGCATCTACGCGGGCCAAGGCGGCTTCGACATCGAGGTCAAGGGCAACACCGACCTCAAGGGCGGCATCCTCGCCAGCACGGCGGACCCGGAGAAGAACCGCCTGGTCACCGGCACGCTGACCACAAGCGATATCGACAACCACGCGTCGTACACGAGCGGCTCGTCGACGTTCGTCGGCAGCTACAGCGGCGGCAAGAGCGTGCCGGCCGACACCCCCGACGTCGGCCCGGTCGCCCCGGCCCAGGTGAAGTGGGGCGGCGACAGCAACCTGCTGCAGGGCGTGGCCGGCAGCCTCGCGGCCACTGCCGCCGGCAACGCCCAGAAGGACCTCGGCGGCGACGCGTCGGGCAAGACGAAGAGCGCCATTGCCGCCGGCACGGTCAAGATCACGGACGATGCCGCCCAACAGGCCAAGACCGGCCAGACCGCCGACGAAACCCTCGCCAACCTGAACCGCGACACCGAAAACGCAAACCAGAGCATCGAGAAGATCTTTGACGAGCAGAAGGTCAAGGACCAGCAGGAACTGAACCGCCTCAAGAGCGAGGTGGCGCAGCAGGCGGCGCCTTTGATTTACAACAAGGTCGGCGATGTGCTGGTAGGCAGCTCCCCCGGGACCAAGGCCGCCGTCCACGCGCTGGTGGGCGGCCTGATGGCCGAAGCCATCGGTGGCAATTTCACCGCCGGCGCGGCTGGCGGCGCAGCCGCCTCACTGGCCATGGAGGCGTTCGGCCAGGCCCTGCTCGACCAGAAAGACCTCAGCGAGTCGGACCGCAAGGCGCTGGTGCAACTGGCCGGGGCAATCGTGGGAGGGGCTGCGGGAGGAATTGCGGGCGGGACGGTTGGAGACGCGGCGGCCGGGGCGAATGTGGGGAAGGTGGCGACGGAGAATAACTACCTGAACCATACGCAAAAACGGGATCGCGCCGAAGCCATGGCCGCCTGCGCGGACAAAGCCTGCCGGGACAAAGTCCGCGCGGAATACGCCGCCGAATGGAAGAAGAACAAGCGGGAAGTGACGGACTGTTCGACGCAGTCAGAATGTCTGACGCTCGCGCGGGACCTGCGATTGGAACAACAGGCCCAGGGCGAGAGAATGGCCGAACTCCAGGAAAAAGGGCCTGGCAATTGGTCAGACGCAGAGAAGGCCGAGTACGCAGATCTACGGTTCGGCGATGCCACCCTAAATCAATTGCGAACCGTCGCTATCGCCAATGCAAATAAGCTGGCAGGCGATGAGCCCATGGACCCGCAAGAGGTCGCCAGGCTGGTGGCGGATGTGGGGATTGGGGCGGCAGCGGGGATTGGTGGATCAACCACTCCCAAGAATCTTGCCTATCAAGCGGCTCCGTATCACGGGTCCACTGACAACCCGATTAAGAGCCGCGGTCCTGTCAATGGACAAGACGCGCTCGAGAAATCTGTACGGGTAAAAGGGACATCGCCACGACGTGTAGGATTTGATTCGAAAACCGGAGAATTTGTGGTATTCGATCGCACGTTGGGGAATGTTTACCATGGCCACGTCCGCGCATGGGACGATCTTGGCGTCGATATGCAGAATGCTTTGGTTAGAGCAGGCTATGTGAATCGGAAGGGAAAAGTAAAATGA
- a CDS encoding DUF6853 family protein — MKFLKNIKEAIAQLANSRGTSIGKMQEDWGLDYTRDMDVDFTTDMIELMELMRVHQEAIAKGDLLTARCALVEAQGFAHNISSLFYALKQDLLRAAEDGLNRTGMKNLDWPELPDRFEYSPTYRLREAEKLISFNGKMYKRDTTCHEWRECQ; from the coding sequence ATGAAGTTTTTAAAAAACATTAAAGAAGCAATTGCACAACTAGCAAATTCGCGTGGTACTAGCATCGGCAAGATGCAGGAAGATTGGGGGCTGGACTATACGAGAGATATGGATGTCGATTTTACGACAGATATGATAGAGCTCATGGAATTAATGCGCGTGCATCAAGAGGCCATAGCAAAAGGTGATTTGCTGACGGCTCGATGCGCTCTCGTGGAGGCGCAAGGATTCGCGCACAATATCAGTTCATTGTTCTACGCGCTGAAACAAGACCTCCTGCGGGCAGCCGAGGACGGACTTAATCGTACAGGAATGAAGAATCTGGATTGGCCTGAACTTCCGGATCGGTTTGAATACTCGCCGACATACCGGCTTCGAGAGGCAGAGAAGCTCATTTCATTTAACGGGAAGATGTATAAAAGGGATACCACATGTCATGAGTGGCGAGAGTGCCAATAA
- a CDS encoding VENN motif pre-toxin domain-containing protein, with the protein MQITDEAGQLAKTGQTADETLANLNRDTENANDSIDKIFDAQKVKDQQELNRIKSEVAQQAAPLIYNKVGDVLVGSSPGTKAAVHALVGGLMAEAMGGNFAAGAAGGAAASLAMEAFGQALLNQKDLSESDRKALVQLAGAIVGGAAGGIAGGSVGDAAAGANVGKVATENNYLNHVDREAFEKAAAACGSANPKACQQAEIYAEQDRKNDENLAASVNRCEPGEDCNGVSSFILDQMQAAGCGTNSSSVDCNKLGTAWLVAQSKAQRLEEPPFASEDLIGRPIGCLC; encoded by the coding sequence GTGCAGATCACGGACGAGGCCGGCCAACTGGCCAAGACCGGCCAGACCGCCGACGAAACCCTCGCCAATCTGAACCGCGACACCGAAAACGCGAACGACAGCATTGACAAGATCTTCGACGCGCAGAAGGTCAAGGACCAGCAGGAGCTAAACCGGATCAAGAGCGAGGTAGCGCAGCAGGCGGCGCCTTTGATTTACAACAAGGTCGGCGATGTGCTGGTAGGCAGCTCCCCCGGGACCAAGGCCGCCGTCCACGCGCTGGTGGGCGGCTTGATGGCCGAAGCCATGGGCGGCAACTTCGCCGCCGGCGCGGCCGGCGGCGCAGCCGCCTCACTGGCCATGGAAGCGTTTGGCCAGGCCCTGCTCAACCAGAAAGACCTCAGCGAGTCAGACCGCAAGGCGCTGGTGCAACTGGCCGGGGCGATCGTCGGAGGGGCTGCGGGAGGTATTGCGGGCGGTTCGGTTGGAGACGCGGCAGCCGGGGCGAATGTGGGGAAGGTGGCGACGGAGAATAATTATCTGAACCACGTGGATCGCGAAGCCTTCGAGAAGGCCGCGGCCGCCTGTGGATCCGCCAATCCCAAGGCATGCCAGCAGGCGGAAATCTACGCCGAGCAGGACCGCAAGAACGACGAAAACCTAGCCGCCTCAGTGAACCGCTGCGAGCCGGGGGAAGATTGCAACGGCGTCTCGAGTTTCATTCTCGATCAGATGCAGGCGGCCGGATGTGGAACGAACTCATCCAGCGTCGATTGCAATAAGCTCGGTACGGCTTGGCTGGTGGCGCAGTCGAAGGCGCAGAGGCTGGAGGAGCCTCCGTTTGCATCGGAAGACCTGATTGGTCGACCAATCGGGTGCCTTTGTTAG
- a CDS encoding colicin immunity domain-containing protein: MSVELIDCSRQFVCGKIETGKFVDTFTEKWRHERDLGLLEVDPPNINSALSTIFCLVDLYNPEADREEYELDSAELLNRVANVLRNLDSDS, translated from the coding sequence ATGAGTGTTGAACTCATAGACTGCTCACGTCAGTTCGTGTGTGGGAAAATAGAAACTGGAAAATTCGTCGACACATTTACGGAGAAATGGCGGCATGAACGTGATCTAGGGTTGCTTGAGGTGGATCCTCCAAACATTAATAGTGCTCTATCAACAATCTTCTGTTTGGTTGATCTGTATAATCCCGAGGCCGATCGCGAGGAGTATGAACTCGACAGCGCAGAGTTACTAAATAGGGTTGCGAACGTTCTCCGTAATCTTGATTCAGACTCGTGA